The following nucleotide sequence is from Microbacterium arborescens.
GGAGGACCTCGACGCCCTGGTTCGCGAGGAACAGCATCTCCCCCGCCATGGCCGTGAAGACATCGGGGTTGGCGTAGTTGAGGTCCCACTGGAACCGGTAGAACGTCGCCCAGATCCACCGACCGTCCGGGAGCGGCACGAACGAGCCCGGGTGGTCGTCCGGGAAGATCTCGCGCGTGGTCCGCTCGTACGCATCGGGGAGCTCGCGGTCGGGGAAGATCAGGTAGAAGTCCTCGTACACGGGGTCGCCTGCGAGGGCCCGCTGCGCCCAGACGTGCTCATTCGAGGTGTGATTGAAGATGAAGTCGAGGACGAGGGATATTCCCGCCTCCCGGAGGTCGTCCGCGAGCGCGCGAAGATCTGCCATCGTGCCCAGCGCCGGCTTCACGGTGCGGTAGTCCGAGACCGCGTAGCCCCCGTCGTTGTCGCCCTCGGGGCTGTCGAACAAGGGCATGAGGTGCAGATAGGTCAGGCCGAGCTCGCGGAAGTACGGGATCATGCCGCGTACGCCGTCGAGGTCGCCGGCGAACCGGTCGACGTAGCAGACACCACCGATCATCTTCTCGGACTCGAACCACGTGGGGTCGGCCGCGCGGTCACGATCGAGCCGCCTCAGCTGCGCGGGGCGGTCGGCACGACCATCGAGCACCACGTCGATCAGGTGCACGAGCGCCTCGAGCGAACCCGGCCGGTCACCGTAGAGCGCACGGAAGAGGGAATGCAGACGCGGGAACTCGGTCCGCAGCCGAGCGACGGTTTCGCCATCGACGGGCTGCTCGCGGCGCGCGACGTGCTCGACGACGATCGCTGCGTCGTTCTCGAGCGACGAGAGCGCACTCATCGCGGGTCCACCGGAGCACTCATGTCCGCATCCTCTCAGACCATGACCGCGGCGGACACCGGGGCTCGCACGAGTGGACGCAGGGGCCGGAGTAGCGTAGGAGGGTGATCTTTCCGACGCCCCGCCCGCTCGGACGGATCGGCAGATGACCGTCTCGGCGCGCATGGCCGGGCCCGGGGTGCGGGCGTGGCTGGTCTGGGGAACCGGCGTCGCGGCGTACGTCCTGTCGATCACGAACCGCACGTCTCTCGCAGCCGTCGGCGTCGACGCCGCCGAGCGCTTCCACGCGGATGCCGCGACCCTGTCGATGTTCGCGGTCGTTCAGCTGGCCGTGTACGGCGGAATGCAGATTCCCATCGGCGTCCTCCTCGACCGTTACGGCTCGCGGCCCATCATGACCATCGGGATGGTGCTCATGGCTGTCGGGCAGCTGACGATGGCGCTCTCCCCCAGCGTCGGTGTCGCGATCATCGCCCGCATGCTGCTGGGCGCCGGTGACGCCGCCATCTTCCCCGCGGTGCTGCGTCTGGTCGCGACGTGGTTCCCTGCGCAGCGCGGACCTCTGATGGTGCAGATGACCGGCATCCTCGGTCAGGCCGGGCAGCTCGTCGCCGTGATCCCGCTCTCCGCCCTCCTGCACGCCACCAGTTGGTCGGTGACATTCGGCAGCGTCGCCGGTCTCGGTGTCCTGTTCGCGGTCCTCGTCTTCCTCCTCGTTCGCAACCACCCGCCGGAGGTCGACCGCGACGTCAGCGTCGACACCGACACCGGTGCCATCAGGGTCGTCACTTCGAGCGTCGACACAGGCGTCGGCATCCGGGCGGCTTGGGCCCACCCCGGCACCCGGCTGGCGTTCTGGTCGCATTTCACGACGCCGTTCGCCGGCACGGCGTTCATCCTGCTGTGGGGCATCCCGTTCCTCACTGCGGGCGAGGGTCGCACTCAGGGCGAAGCGACACTCATCACGACCCTGTACGTGTTCGCCGGGATGGCGCTCGGGCCGATCATGGGCGAGCTCTCGCGCCGCATCCCGAACCTGAGATCACGAGCCCTGGTCCTCCCGGCCGTCGCCGTGCAGCTCATCGCGTGGACGGCGGTCATCCTCTGGCCGGGAACCGCACCGGCTTGGCTCCTGGTCGCGCTCGCCGTGGCTCTGGCCACCGGCGGCCCGGCGTCGATGATCGCCTTCGATCACGCCCGGACCCACAATCCCTCGCATCGGCTGAGCACTGCCACGGGGCTGACCAACGCCGGCGGATTCCTCGCCGCCCTGATCGCGGTGTTCTCCATCGGTGTCGCGCTCGATCTGCAGGGGGCGGGCACTCCCGCTACCTACTCGCTCGAAGCGTTCCGGATCGCCTTCCTCACGCAGGTCCCGCTGTGGCTGATCGGCGGCACGTTCATCGCGATCGAGCGCAAGCGGACGCGCATCCACATCGGCATGGATGCACCGAGACGGCCGCGCCGGGGATGAGGCCGACGCGGCCGACGCAGGATCTTCGTCAGAGCGTCGGGTCGCCCGAGGTGCTCGTGGTGTTGCGGGTGACGCGCTGACCGCTCGCCGGGTCGACGGCGGAGCGGCTGACGGTCTCCGTCTGACGACGGCGCACCATCAGAACGAGCCCGATGAGGAAGACGAGGGCTCCCGCGCCCATCAGGATGTAGCCGATGAGGTCGAGGTTCACCCACTCGACCTCGACGTTGACGGCGAACGCGAGGATCGCGCCGATGACGAACAGTGCGATTCCGGCACCAATGCTCATGTCAGTTCCCTTCGGGTGTGCGGACCCGACGATCGTGGCGCGGATTCGTCGCGCCGCGCATCGTCTTGACACGGCTTCTCCGCCCGTGTCAAGAACGCGGCGCGACCTCGACCCATGAGCCGAACTTCGGCTGACGGTGGTCGCCCGACGAGCGACCCGTCAGCCTGCGCCGGACCCAGGGCGCAAGATGCTCGCGGAAGTACTCGCCACGGGCGAGCGTCGGGGGCGGCGCGTCGACGGGGAGCGACCACCACTCCCCCGGCGCGTCGAGCCCCAGCGAGCCGAGCACGCGAGCCGCGACGCGGTGGTGGCCGCGCGCGTTCATGTGGAGGCGGTCGGCCGACCAGTACGACGGGTGGGTCAGGGCGCGATCGTGCCAGTTCAGGGCGCGGATGACGTCGTCGCGGTCCGAGATCCGGTCGACCACGGCAGCGGAGAGGGCATCTCCGCGGCGATTGATCAGTCCGCCCAGCGGCAGCTGGGCCGACGGGTTCGCCCCTGACAGCAGGATGAGGCGCACGCCCTCGTCGTCGCAGCGCCGGAGCACCTGCACGAACGCATCGACGATATGCGCGATCGACGTGCGCGGGCGCAGCATGTCGTTGCCCCCGCCGTTGAACGAAAGGTGCGTCGGACGCAGGGCGAGTGCTGCTTCGAGCTGCTCGTCCACGATCGGCCGGACGAGTTTGCCCCGGATCGCGAGGTTCGCGTACTGCACCGACCGCCCGGTGGCATCGGCCCAACCCGCGGCGACGAGATCCGCCCAGCCGCGGACGGCGCCGTCGGGGAGCTCGTCTCCCACGCCCTCGGTGAACGAGTCACCGATCGCGACGTAGCGCACCTCTGGATCAGCGGTCATCGAGCGACACCCCTCTGCGGTCGGCGAGGCCCCACGCGCCGGCGGCGGCGAGGACGAAGAACACGGCGAACACCACGAAGAGCACCGGGGCTCCGCCCCAGAGCAGCAGCGGCGGCACGGACAGCGGCGCGAGGATCGAGGCGATGCGGCCCACGCCGGCGGCCCACCCCGCTCCGGTGCCGCGCAGCGACGTCGGGTACATCTCGGGGGTGACGGCGTACAGGGCGCCCCAGGCGCCGAGGTTGAAGAACGACAGCGCCATGCCCGCAACGATGATGACGGCCTCGGTGCCGGCAGTGCCGAACACGACGGCGGATGCTGCGGAGCCGATCAAGAAGACCGACAGCGTGAGGCGCCTGCCCCACACCTCGATCAGCCATGCCGACACGGCATAACCCGGCAGCTGGGCAAGGGTGATGATCAGCGTGAACCCGAACGAGCGGACGAGGTCGTACCCCTGCGTGTAGAGGATGGTGGGAATCCAGATGAACGCGCCGTAGTACGAGAAGTTGACGCAGAACCAGACCAGCCACAGGCTCGCCGTGCGGGCGCGGAACTCGGGAGACCAGAGGGCTCGAAGACGTCCCGTCGTCGACACCGCTGCCGGCGGGCCCCCGATCGCCTCTGTCCCCGCCGCGGTGCGCGGGTCGGAGGACGCGGGCCCGTGGTTCTTCTCGAAGCTTCGGACGACGGCCTCGGCCTCGGCATGCCGGCCGCGGCGCTCGAGCCAGCGTGCTGACTCGGGAAGCCCCCAGCGAACGATCAGGGCGTAGACCGCGGGAATCGCACCGACGGCGAACGCCCACCGCCACCCGTCCTCGTCCTGCGGGATGACGAAGTAGCCGATGAGTGCCGCCGCCGTCCAGCCGACCGCCCAGAAGGCCTCGAGGATGACGATGACCCGACCACGGATTCGCGCGGGAGCGAACTCGCTGACATACGTGCTCGCGACCGGCAGCTCGGCGCCGAGTCCGAGCCCGACGACGAAGCGGAGCACGAGCAGCATCGCGAGCCCGCCGACCAGCGCGCTCGCTCCGGTCGCGACCCCGTAGACGAGCAGGGTCACCGCGAACACCGATCTCCGGCCGAAACGGTCGGCGAGCAGCCCGCCGAGGCTTGCCCCGATCGCCATCCCGGCGAAGCCGGCGGATGCGATCCACGACGCCTGCGATGTGTCGAGTGACCACTGCGCGATGAGCGCCGTGATGATGAACGAGATCAGGCCGACGTCCATCGCGTCGAGAGCCCAGCCGAGCCCGGAACCGGTCAGGATCCTGAGATGCCGGCGGCCGAAGGGGAGATCATCGAGGCGGCGCGCCACCGAGGGCGTCGCGGTATCGGTCATTCGACCATGCTATTGATCCGCGACGCCCCCGGGCGCCACCTGGTCAGTCGTCGGCGAGCATCTCGCGCACGAGCGGCGCGACCTTCGTGCCGTACAGCTCGATCGAGCGCATCATGCTCTCGTGGGCGAGGGTCCCGTGCGAGAACTTCAGATCGAAGCGATCAAGCTCGAGCGTACGGATCGTCTGCGCGAGCTTGCGGGCCACCGTCTCGGGCGACCCGGCGTAAACGGCTCCGTCGGGGCCGAGATCGTGCTGGAACTGAAGACGCGAGTACGGTGGCCAGCCGCGCTCGGCGCCGATCGCGTCGCGGTTGACCTTCATCGCGGGGAAGAGCTCCTCCCAAGCCTGCTCGTCGGTGTCGGCCACGTGACCGGGCGAATGCACTCCGACGGGCAGCCGGCCAGCGCCCATCGCATCGCGCGTGCGGTGGAACAGATCGACGTACGGCCGGAACCGATCCGCGCCGCCGCCGATGATCGCGAGCATCAGACCGTATCCGTTGTGCGCGGTGCGCAGCACCGACTCGGGCGAGCCGCCGACGCCGACCCAGGCGCGCAGTCCGTTCTCGGTCTTGGGGAAGACGTCTGCGGCCGTCAGCGCGGGGCGCGTTCTGCCCTGCCACGTCACCGGCTGCTCGGCGCGCAGCTGGCCGAAGAGGTCGAGCCGTTCCTCGAAGAGGATCTCGTAATCGGCGAGATCGAAACCGAACAAGGGGAACGACTCGGTGAACGACCCTCGTCCCAGGATGATCTCGGCGCGTCCGTTCGAGACCGCGTCGAGGGTGGCGAAACGCTCGTAGACGCGGACGGGGTCATCGCTGGAGAGCACGGTGACCGCGGTTCCGAGGCGGATGTCCTTCGTGCGTGCCGCTGCCGCCGCGAGCACGATCTCCGGGCTCGAAACGGCGAACTCACGCCGGTGGTGCTCCCCCACGCCGAAGAAGCTCAGGCCGACCTCGTCGGCGAGCACGGCCTGGTCGACGACGTTGCGGATGGTCTGCGCGTCGGAGAGCAGTTTGCCATCGGCTCCGCGGGTGACGTCGCCGAACGTGTCGAGGGCGAACTGGACGGATGTCGCGGTCATGGGGCAACCTTTCATTCATGCGCATACAACGACGGGGCGGGAGATCTATTCCCACCCCGTCGTCGTCTGCGCTTTCAGACGTCTGCGATGCCTCTCAGTCCTGCGCGAGAGCCATCCGCAGGGTGTCGAGCCCGACGCCGCCGAGCCGCAGCGCCGTCATGTGGAACGCTTTGACGTCGAACTGCTCTCCGGCACGGTCGGCGTAGTCGTCGCGGATCTGCTCCCAGATGCGCTGACCGACCTTGTACGACGGCGCCTGGCCCGGCCAACCGAGGTAGCGGTTGACCTCGAAGCGGATGAACTCCTCGGGCATGTTGACGTTGCGCTTCATGAACTCCAGCGCATAGTCCGCATCCCAGACGCCTTCGCCGTCGGGGCGGACCTTGCCCAGGTGCACGCCGATGTCGAGCACGACGCGAGCGGCACGCATGCGCTGACCGTCGAGCATGCCCAAGCGGTCCGCCGGGTCGTCCAGGTAGCCGAGCTGCTCCATCAGGCGCTCCGCGTACAAGGCCCATCCCTCCGCGTGCCCGCTGGACCCGGCCAGGAGGCGGCGCCAGGAGTTGAGCTCGGACCGGTTGTACACCGCCTGAGCGATCTGCAGGTGGTGCCCCGGAACGCCCTCGTGGTAGACGGTGGTGAGTTCTCGCCAGGTGTCGAACGAGTCGACACCCTCGGGCACGGACCACCACATCCGCCCCGGCCGCGAGAAGTCATCGGTCGGACCGGTGTAGTAGATCCCGCCCTCGTTGGTCGGGGCGATCATGCACTCGAGCGTGCGGATGGGCTCGGGGATGTCGAAGTGGGTTCGCCCCAACTCCTCGACGGCGCGATCGCTCGTCTCCTGCATCCACTTCTGCAGCGCCTCGGCGCCGTGGAGCTTGCGAGACTCGTCCTTCTCGAGATGAGCGACGGCCTCCTCCACCGTTGCGCCCGGGAGGATCTCGTTCGCAATGGACTCCTGCTCGGCGACCATACGCGCGAGCTCCTGGAGACCCCATTCGTAGGTCTCGTCGAGGTCGATCGTCGCACCGAGGAAGCGGCGCGAGTGCAACGTGTAGAGCTCGCGTCCCACCGCATCGGTCTCACCCGCCTCCGGCAGCAGCTCTCCGGTGAAGAACGCAGCCAGCGCGTCATAGGCGACGCGTGCGGCGTTGGCGTTGTCGGCGAGGTCGCGGGCCAGCGATGCCGGCAGCCCGCCCTCCGCGGGGGCTGCGTCGGCGGCGAAGGTCGCGAAGAATCCGGTGTCGGCGGTGTAACGGCCGATCTGGGTCGCGACCTCGGTGACCTGACGACGCGCCGGCACGATCCCGCGGGCGATGCCCTCCCGGAGGGTCTCGATGTATCCGTCGACGGCAGCGGGCACCGCGGCCAAGCGTGCGGCGATGACGCTCCAGTCGTCGACGGTTTCCGTGGGCATGAGGTCGAACGTGTTGCGGATCTCCTGCGCCGGGGACGCGATCACGTTGACGTCGCGCAGGTGTGCGCCGGCCTCGACCAGATCGATCTGCAGCCGCAGATCGCCTGCGAGGTCGGCTTTCGTGACGACATCCACGTCGTCCTCGGGCTCGGCCCCCTCGAGCGCTGCGAGGGTGCTGCGCGCGGCCTCGAGCGCCCGCGCGGTTCCCGTGGGCGAGTAGTCGTCGAGTCGCGCATTGTGCTCGAAACGGCCGATGTACGTCGCGAGCCCGGGTGAGAGCTCGGCCAGGGTGTCGACCCACGCGTCGGCGATCCGGTCGATCTGCGTGGGGGTGCGCTGTGCTTCGGTCATCCTCCGAGCCTACTGCGGCGCCCCCACGCGGCCGGGTCAGTGACCAGCGACATCCCAGTCGCCGCCGCGACCGATCTGCACATCCAGCGGAACGGTGAGCGCCGCAGCGTCGCCCATGCGATCGCGGACGATGCGCTCGGCGGCATCCCACTCCCCCGAAGCCACTTCGACCACGAGCTCGTCATGGATCTGCAGCAGGACACGAGAGCGGAGGCCTTCGGCTCGGAACTCACGGGCGATGCGGAACAACGCGATCTTCATGATGTCGGCCGCGCTGCCCTGGATCGGAGCGTTGAGCGCTGCGCGCTCGGCGTTCTCGCGGAGCACGCGGTTGGGGCTCGCGAGGTCGGGGAACGGCCGGCGGCGGCCGAAGATCGTCTCGGTGTACCCGTCGATACGAGCCTGCTCGACGCTCGAACGCAGATAATCGCGCACCGCTCCGAATCGGGCGAAGTACTCGAGCATCAGCTGCTTGGCCTCGGACTGCTCGATGCGGAGCTGCTTCGACAGGCCGAATGCGGAGAGTCCGTAGACGAGACCGTATGACATGGCCTTGACCTTCGTGCGCATCGCCGGTGTGACGTCGGCGGGCTCGACGCCGAAGACCCGCGCACCCACGAAACGGTGGAGGTCTTCGCCCGACACGAACGCCTCGATGAGGCCCGGGTCTTCGGACAGATGCGCCATGATGCGCATCTCGATCTGCGAGTAGTCGGCCGTCAGCAGGGTCTCGTACCCCTCGCCGACCTCGAAGGCAGCGCGGATGCGTCGGCTCTCCTCGTTGCGGATCGGGATGTTCTGCAAGTTGGGATCGGTGCTCGAGAGCCGGCCGGTCTGGCTTCCGGTCTGCACGTACGTCGTGTGGATGCGGTCGTCCGCGGCGATCGCGGTGTCGAGCGACTCGATGATCTGCCGCAGCTTCGTCGCTTCACGGTGCTGCAGGAGCAGTTCGAGGAAGGGGTGAGGGTTCGACTCCTGCAGGTCGGCCAGCACCGCGGCGTCGGTGGAGTACCCGGTCTTGGTCTTGCGGGTCTTCGGCAGCTGGAGCTGCTCGAACAGCACCTCTTGCAGCTGCTTGGGCGAGCCGAGGTTCACCTCGCGGTCGATCGTGGCGTACGCGCGCTGCGCGATGTCGTCGGCTCGCGCGGCGAGTTCGGCGGAGAACGTGGAGAGCTTCTCGTGCGACACCGCGACGCCCGCGAGTTCCATGTCGGCGAGGGTGTCGAGGGTGGGGAGCTCGATGTCGGTCAGCACCCCGAGGACGGAGGCGGGCATCTCCGCGCGCACCGCCTCCGCGACGCGGAGCGCGAACCACGAGAGCTGGCCCGGTGTCGCCCCTTCGGTCTCAGGCACGAGTTGGGTCGGGTCGGCCTCGGGCAGCTTCTCGTCGAGGTACCGGTGGACGAGGTCGGCGAGGGTCTTGTCGGGAAAGCTCGGGCGCAGAAGCCACCCGGCCAGGATCGGGTCGAACACGAGGCCGCCCAGGCGAACACCGCCACGGCGGAGTGCCTTGACCTGGAGCTTCGCGTCGGAGAGCACCTTCGGCGCGTCGGACTCGAGCCACGGACGCAGGGCGTCGGCGACGTCGTCGTTCCAGGTCGCCTCGACCGCTTCGTCGGGACCCGCCAGGCCGATCCGCTGCGGGAAGCCGCCCGCGACCACGACGGTCACCCCGACCTCGCCCGTCCGAGCGGCGGCCCAAGCGGCGAGATCAGCCGCAGACACCTCGGCGGCAGCCGGAGCCGGCACCGCCGGAGCGGTGGTCTCGGCAGCCATCGCGGGGTCGGCGCCGGCCGCCTCGAACACCCGGGGAAGCAGCGTGCGGAACTCGAGGCGGGCGAAGATGTCGCGAACCGCTTCAGCATCGATCGGACCGACGGCGAGGTCGGCAGGTGTCACACCGAGCTCGACATCTCGAAGGAGGCGGTTGAGCGCACGATTGCGTCGAACGTCATCGAGGTGCTCGCGCAGGTTGCCGCCCACGACGCCGCCGATCTTGTTGGCGTTCTCGAGCAGTGCGTCGAGCGATCCCCACTGCGTCAGCCACTTCACCGCGGTCTTCTCCCCCACCTTCGGGACCCCGGGGAGGTTGTCGCTCGTCTCACCGACGAGCGCGGCGATGTCGGGGTAGTTCTGGGGCGGGAGACCGTACTTCTCGACGACCGTCTCGGGGGTGTAGCGCTTGAGTTGAGAGACGCCCTGCACGCTGGGGTAGAGCAAGGTGACGTCGTCGGTGACGAGCTGGATCGTGTCGCGGTCGCCCGAGCAGACGAGAACGTCGAAGCCCTCGGCGGCACCCTGCGTCGCGAGGGTCGCGAGGATGTCGTCGGCCTCGTAGTCCTCCTTCGTCAGCACGGTGACGTTCATCGCGGCGAGGCACTCCTGCAGCAGCGGGATCTGCCCCTTGAACTCAGCCGGCGACTCCGCACGATTGGCCTTGTACTCGGTGTACTCGCGGGTGCGGAAAGACTGGCGCGAGGTGTCGAAGGCGACCGCCAGGTGCGTGGGCTTCTCGGCCTTGATCAGGTTGACGAACATCGACAGGAACCCGTAGATGCCGTTGGTGTGCTGGCCGTCCTTCGTCGTGAAGTTGTCGACCGGCAGCGCGAAGAAGGCACGGTAGGCCAGCGAGTGGCCGTCGACGACGAGAAGAGTAGGCTTTGCGGAGTCCGTCACCCGTCCAGCCTAACGACGACGGCGGACACCACGACCCGCTGCGACCGAGGGTGGAGCATGCCTGAGAAGACCGACATCGACACCGGCCTCGCCTGGGCGCAGGGCCGCGGCAAGGGAGCGCTCGCGGAGCGCATGGGAATCGATTTCATCGAGTTCACCACCGAGCGCTGCGTCGCCACGATGCCCGTCGAAGGCAACACCCAGCCCGTCGGTCTCCTGCACGGCGGTGCGTACGTCGTGCTCGGCGAGTCGCTCGGATCCATGGCGGCCAACATGCACGCCGGGCCGGGGCGTCTCGCCGTGGGCGTCGACATCAACGCCACCCACACGCGCTCGGCGACGAGCGGCACCGTCACCGGTGTGTGCACTCCCCTGCACCTCGGCCGCTCGATGACGGTGCACGAGATCGTCGTGTCCGACGAGCAAGGCCGTCGGTGCTCGACCATCCGCATCACGAACATGATCAAGGACGCTCCGGCGGCATCCTGATTCCGCCCGACGCGGCAACGACGAGGCCCCCTCCCGATCGGGAGGGGGCCTCTGACGGCGCGGCGCCGGACTACTTCTTGGGAGCGAGCTGCTCGATGATCGCCTTCGCGACATCCTGCATGGTCAGACGGCGGTCCATCGATGCCTTCTGGATCCAGCGGAATGCCTCCGGCTCGCTCAGGCCCATCTTCTCGTTGAGCAGCCCCTTGGCACGGTCGACGAGCTTGCGGGTCTCGAAGCGCTCGACCATGTCGGCGACCTCGGCCTCGAGGGTGATGATCTGCTCATAGCGGGCCAGCGCGATCTCGATGGCGGGCAGCAGATCGTTCGGGGTGAAGGGCTTCACGACGTACGCGAGCGCGCCGGCCTCCGTCGCGCGCTCGACGAGCTCCTTCTGGCTGAACGCGGTCAGCAGCACGACGGGCGCGATGTGCGCCTTACCGAGACGCTCAGCCGCGGAGATGCCGTCGAGGACGGGCATCTTCACGTCCATGATCACCAGGTCGGGGCGGAGCTCGGTCGCGAGCTGCACCGCGGTCTCGCCATCGCCCGCCTCGCCGACGACGTCGTATCCGTTGTCGCGGAGGATCTCGACGATGTCGAGCCGGATGAGCGACTCGTCTTCGGCCACGACGACACGGCGTGGTGCGGGAGCGGCCGACGTGGGGGCCTCTTCTTGCTCTGTCACCTTTTGATCCTACGGTATGGCGTTCCGGCCGTGCTTCCGTCAGGCGACGCTCGACGAGGCGGTATTGTCGATATGCGTGCGCCGGTGTGGCGGAATGGCAGACGCGACCGACTCAAACTCGGTTGTCTTCGGACGTGTGGGTTCGACTCCCACCACCGGCACGACGAAAGGGCGGGCACCTCGTAAAAGGTGCCCGCCCTTCGGCATTCACTGGGGCGGTTACTGGATCGCCTGGTAGATCGGTGCGCGACCGTTGACGGCGTCGCCGATCTTGTGGATGCGGATGTCGTTGGTCGATCCCTGGATTCCGGGAGGGGATCCGGAGATCACGACGACCTTGTCCCCCACCTCGGCGAGGCCGTTCGAGAGGAAGTA
It contains:
- a CDS encoding ANTAR domain-containing response regulator, encoding MTEQEEAPTSAAPAPRRVVVAEDESLIRLDIVEILRDNGYDVVGEAGDGETAVQLATELRPDLVIMDVKMPVLDGISAAERLGKAHIAPVVLLTAFSQKELVERATEAGALAYVVKPFTPNDLLPAIEIALARYEQIITLEAEVADMVERFETRKLVDRAKGLLNEKMGLSEPEAFRWIQKASMDRRLTMQDVAKAIIEQLAPKK
- a CDS encoding DUF6458 family protein is translated as MSIGAGIALFVIGAILAFAVNVEVEWVNLDLIGYILMGAGALVFLIGLVLMVRRRQTETVSRSAVDPASGQRVTRNTTSTSGDPTL
- a CDS encoding hotdog fold thioesterase; the encoded protein is MPEKTDIDTGLAWAQGRGKGALAERMGIDFIEFTTERCVATMPVEGNTQPVGLLHGGAYVVLGESLGSMAANMHAGPGRLAVGVDINATHTRSATSGTVTGVCTPLHLGRSMTVHEIVVSDEQGRRCSTIRITNMIKDAPAAS
- a CDS encoding MFS transporter, which codes for MTDTATPSVARRLDDLPFGRRHLRILTGSGLGWALDAMDVGLISFIITALIAQWSLDTSQASWIASAGFAGMAIGASLGGLLADRFGRRSVFAVTLLVYGVATGASALVGGLAMLLVLRFVVGLGLGAELPVASTYVSEFAPARIRGRVIVILEAFWAVGWTAAALIGYFVIPQDEDGWRWAFAVGAIPAVYALIVRWGLPESARWLERRGRHAEAEAVVRSFEKNHGPASSDPRTAAGTEAIGGPPAAVSTTGRLRALWSPEFRARTASLWLVWFCVNFSYYGAFIWIPTILYTQGYDLVRSFGFTLIITLAQLPGYAVSAWLIEVWGRRLTLSVFLIGSAASAVVFGTAGTEAVIIVAGMALSFFNLGAWGALYAVTPEMYPTSLRGTGAGWAAGVGRIASILAPLSVPPLLLWGGAPVLFVVFAVFFVLAAAGAWGLADRRGVSLDDR
- a CDS encoding DUF885 domain-containing protein, coding for MTEAQRTPTQIDRIADAWVDTLAELSPGLATYIGRFEHNARLDDYSPTGTARALEAARSTLAALEGAEPEDDVDVVTKADLAGDLRLQIDLVEAGAHLRDVNVIASPAQEIRNTFDLMPTETVDDWSVIAARLAAVPAAVDGYIETLREGIARGIVPARRQVTEVATQIGRYTADTGFFATFAADAAPAEGGLPASLARDLADNANAARVAYDALAAFFTGELLPEAGETDAVGRELYTLHSRRFLGATIDLDETYEWGLQELARMVAEQESIANEILPGATVEEAVAHLEKDESRKLHGAEALQKWMQETSDRAVEELGRTHFDIPEPIRTLECMIAPTNEGGIYYTGPTDDFSRPGRMWWSVPEGVDSFDTWRELTTVYHEGVPGHHLQIAQAVYNRSELNSWRRLLAGSSGHAEGWALYAERLMEQLGYLDDPADRLGMLDGQRMRAARVVLDIGVHLGKVRPDGEGVWDADYALEFMKRNVNMPEEFIRFEVNRYLGWPGQAPSYKVGQRIWEQIRDDYADRAGEQFDVKAFHMTALRLGGVGLDTLRMALAQD
- the polA gene encoding DNA polymerase I, which gives rise to MTDSAKPTLLVVDGHSLAYRAFFALPVDNFTTKDGQHTNGIYGFLSMFVNLIKAEKPTHLAVAFDTSRQSFRTREYTEYKANRAESPAEFKGQIPLLQECLAAMNVTVLTKEDYEADDILATLATQGAAEGFDVLVCSGDRDTIQLVTDDVTLLYPSVQGVSQLKRYTPETVVEKYGLPPQNYPDIAALVGETSDNLPGVPKVGEKTAVKWLTQWGSLDALLENANKIGGVVGGNLREHLDDVRRNRALNRLLRDVELGVTPADLAVGPIDAEAVRDIFARLEFRTLLPRVFEAAGADPAMAAETTAPAVPAPAAAEVSAADLAAWAAARTGEVGVTVVVAGGFPQRIGLAGPDEAVEATWNDDVADALRPWLESDAPKVLSDAKLQVKALRRGGVRLGGLVFDPILAGWLLRPSFPDKTLADLVHRYLDEKLPEADPTQLVPETEGATPGQLSWFALRVAEAVRAEMPASVLGVLTDIELPTLDTLADMELAGVAVSHEKLSTFSAELAARADDIAQRAYATIDREVNLGSPKQLQEVLFEQLQLPKTRKTKTGYSTDAAVLADLQESNPHPFLELLLQHREATKLRQIIESLDTAIAADDRIHTTYVQTGSQTGRLSSTDPNLQNIPIRNEESRRIRAAFEVGEGYETLLTADYSQIEMRIMAHLSEDPGLIEAFVSGEDLHRFVGARVFGVEPADVTPAMRTKVKAMSYGLVYGLSAFGLSKQLRIEQSEAKQLMLEYFARFGAVRDYLRSSVEQARIDGYTETIFGRRRPFPDLASPNRVLRENAERAALNAPIQGSAADIMKIALFRIAREFRAEGLRSRVLLQIHDELVVEVASGEWDAAERIVRDRMGDAAALTVPLDVQIGRGGDWDVAGH
- a CDS encoding MFS transporter, with translation MTVSARMAGPGVRAWLVWGTGVAAYVLSITNRTSLAAVGVDAAERFHADAATLSMFAVVQLAVYGGMQIPIGVLLDRYGSRPIMTIGMVLMAVGQLTMALSPSVGVAIIARMLLGAGDAAIFPAVLRLVATWFPAQRGPLMVQMTGILGQAGQLVAVIPLSALLHATSWSVTFGSVAGLGVLFAVLVFLLVRNHPPEVDRDVSVDTDTGAIRVVTSSVDTGVGIRAAWAHPGTRLAFWSHFTTPFAGTAFILLWGIPFLTAGEGRTQGEATLITTLYVFAGMALGPIMGELSRRIPNLRSRALVLPAVAVQLIAWTAVILWPGTAPAWLLVALAVALATGGPASMIAFDHARTHNPSHRLSTATGLTNAGGFLAALIAVFSIGVALDLQGAGTPATYSLEAFRIAFLTQVPLWLIGGTFIAIERKRTRIHIGMDAPRRPRRG
- a CDS encoding SGNH/GDSL hydrolase family protein, translating into MTADPEVRYVAIGDSFTEGVGDELPDGAVRGWADLVAAGWADATGRSVQYANLAIRGKLVRPIVDEQLEAALALRPTHLSFNGGGNDMLRPRTSIAHIVDAFVQVLRRCDDEGVRLILLSGANPSAQLPLGGLINRRGDALSAAVVDRISDRDDVIRALNWHDRALTHPSYWSADRLHMNARGHHRVAARVLGSLGLDAPGEWWSLPVDAPPPTLARGEYFREHLAPWVRRRLTGRSSGDHRQPKFGSWVEVAPRS
- a CDS encoding LLM class flavin-dependent oxidoreductase — its product is MTATSVQFALDTFGDVTRGADGKLLSDAQTIRNVVDQAVLADEVGLSFFGVGEHHRREFAVSSPEIVLAAAAARTKDIRLGTAVTVLSSDDPVRVYERFATLDAVSNGRAEIILGRGSFTESFPLFGFDLADYEILFEERLDLFGQLRAEQPVTWQGRTRPALTAADVFPKTENGLRAWVGVGGSPESVLRTAHNGYGLMLAIIGGGADRFRPYVDLFHRTRDAMGAGRLPVGVHSPGHVADTDEQAWEELFPAMKVNRDAIGAERGWPPYSRLQFQHDLGPDGAVYAGSPETVARKLAQTIRTLELDRFDLKFSHGTLAHESMMRSIELYGTKVAPLVREMLADD